In Candidatus Chlorohelix allophototropha, one DNA window encodes the following:
- a CDS encoding chorismate mutase, giving the protein MALTEEERGQRLAVIRKEIDRIDAQVIALLGERARFVEEVGKLKPSADKVRVPERERQVLERACQLAVEHGIDPSFVEQLYLVMFDYFVDHQQKQLSQRPEESES; this is encoded by the coding sequence TTGGCTTTGACCGAGGAGGAGCGCGGGCAAAGGCTCGCCGTTATTCGCAAGGAAATAGACCGCATTGATGCACAGGTGATTGCACTGCTTGGCGAGCGTGCCCGGTTTGTCGAAGAGGTTGGCAAGCTGAAACCGAGCGCCGATAAGGTGCGCGTGCCCGAACGCGAACGTCAGGTTCTTGAGCGAGCTTGCCAGCTTGCCGTTGAACATGGCATTGACCCCTCTTTTGTGGAGCAATTGTATCTGGTAATGTTCGATTATTTTGTAGATCACCAGCAAAAGCAATTGTCCCAAAGACCGGAAGAATCCGAATCCTGA
- a CDS encoding MarR family winged helix-turn-helix transcriptional regulator, with protein sequence MILKQNDERSSLVNAILEKQKTVFQVMQGGVSPDWLEVDLTMPQLKIIFLLNAHTRMRMNELSRVLGKNMSTTTGVVEHLVEHGLVNRETEPDDRRVVIATISDKGRELCDSLLKVGTEETNEVLGSLNFDELKIVQQGMEIYFNAALEHAKTKFQTDCKVNK encoded by the coding sequence GTGATACTTAAGCAAAATGATGAAAGGTCAAGCCTTGTTAATGCAATACTCGAAAAACAGAAAACTGTCTTTCAAGTTATGCAGGGAGGAGTCTCGCCCGACTGGTTGGAAGTAGACCTCACAATGCCCCAGTTGAAAATCATCTTTTTGCTTAATGCGCACACTCGCATGCGGATGAACGAGTTATCACGGGTACTCGGTAAAAACATGTCCACTACTACAGGGGTAGTTGAACATCTAGTAGAGCATGGCTTGGTAAACCGTGAGACTGAACCTGATGATCGCCGGGTGGTGATAGCCACTATTAGCGATAAAGGGCGCGAACTTTGCGACTCATTACTTAAAGTCGGTACAGAAGAAACCAACGAAGTGCTGGGTTCGCTTAATTTTGATGAACTGAAAATTGTACAACAAGGCATGGAGATTTATTTCAATGCTGCGCTGGAACACGCCAAAACTAAATTCCAAACTGATTGTAAAGTAAATAAATAG
- a CDS encoding efflux RND transporter permease subunit has translation MTSLTKWVLQRRAATILISLIVILFGVFSVTQLKSELLPSIDFPYITISTIYPGASSDDVTNQVSLPVENAVAQLPRLKSIRSTSQESFSLVFAEFEFGTDMKNVEQQLNSKLRNVSLPNGLSGTPVQPTVSNFSFGSQPIIWVTVEGKQGQSSLELGKWAREVAKPAFSKLPDVGNVEVVGDSVQMLTISFRPQDLATRGLTINDVSNVLKGANLSFPAGTTDIAGQSVPVRTAFTFSSPDDISNLIIVPTSGGGFGGAAQTQLTRLKDIADVKVVESNVSGISRANGKPGVLVQVFKTQTGNTVTVSDGVLKKNQELNNQYSNDLNVDVIYDQALQVRKSVEGLLKEGGLGALFAVLVIFIFLRNVRSTLVTAISIPTSVVVAFILLWTQNITLNIMTLGGLAIAVGRVVDDAIVVLENIYRHVQNGEPVVIAVRKGTREVAGAITSSTITTVAVFLPLGFVGGITGQFFLPFALTVSFALMASLLVSITIVPVFASFFITHKSVGKERHDTLLQRTYTPGLKWSLKHRWLTLLLCFILFVGSIASVGIFKIPFAFLPESGDKLLNVVVNTAPGTDTATVVAVTDKVEKVLDEYKQQGTVTLYQTTIAGDTSFSRSQRAFGGNVGSANILVRLESSAKTNDVATEMREKMKPIFPPGGSVSVAPQGGFSSNSLSLVVQGPNPQAVRDATRQIVNELSTVDKLANVKSDVTNGTPQIVVTPDPTKSPLANTALIGSQLRNLLQGQSAGTIKFSNGQQLDAILLLPPPGAGNLDEYINSLKQISIAGAVKLGDVAKVERVDGANSTTRINQSLAGTVSADITVEDTGGVTRVALDKVKALALPAGVTYSLSGAGQQQQEAFIGLGVAMLAAIALVYIVMVITFGSLIAPLAILFSLPLALIGALGALVITQRALGLPALIGMLMLIGIVVTNAIVLVDLYNQLIKEGYKRYDALVQAGRTRVRPIIMTAIATIFALTPLALGFSEGSIIAAELGTVVIGGLFSSTFLTLVVVPVVLSLFEDWKEWFGNKFNQGSGKNVLDTIPVEKPEEVAA, from the coding sequence TTGACTTCCTTAACAAAGTGGGTTCTGCAACGCAGAGCCGCCACTATATTAATAAGTCTTATTGTGATACTTTTCGGAGTATTTTCCGTCACGCAGCTTAAAAGCGAATTGCTGCCAAGCATAGATTTCCCCTATATAACCATTTCCACCATATATCCCGGCGCTAGTAGCGACGATGTAACCAATCAGGTTTCACTTCCAGTTGAAAATGCGGTAGCGCAATTGCCCCGCCTCAAATCTATTCGCTCTACCTCTCAGGAAAGCTTCTCCCTCGTCTTTGCTGAATTTGAATTTGGCACAGACATGAAGAACGTAGAACAACAGCTTAATAGTAAGTTGCGCAATGTGAGCTTGCCCAACGGGCTTTCCGGTACTCCGGTACAGCCAACCGTCAGTAACTTTAGCTTCGGTAGCCAACCCATTATCTGGGTAACGGTAGAAGGCAAGCAGGGGCAGAGTAGCCTTGAACTGGGCAAGTGGGCGCGTGAAGTCGCCAAACCCGCCTTCTCCAAACTGCCCGATGTCGGCAATGTAGAAGTAGTAGGCGATTCGGTGCAAATGCTCACCATTAGCTTCCGCCCGCAGGATTTGGCAACGCGCGGCTTGACCATCAATGACGTATCAAACGTACTAAAGGGCGCTAACCTGAGCTTCCCCGCCGGAACTACCGATATTGCCGGGCAATCTGTTCCGGTACGCACCGCTTTCACCTTTTCAAGCCCCGATGATATTTCCAACTTGATTATTGTACCTACTTCAGGTGGCGGTTTTGGTGGGGCAGCCCAAACTCAACTTACCCGCCTGAAAGATATTGCTGATGTTAAGGTGGTAGAATCCAACGTTAGCGGCATCAGCCGCGCTAACGGCAAGCCCGGTGTTCTGGTACAGGTTTTCAAAACCCAAACCGGTAATACTGTGACCGTGTCTGACGGCGTGCTGAAAAAGAATCAAGAGCTTAACAACCAATATTCCAACGACCTAAACGTTGATGTCATTTACGATCAAGCGTTGCAGGTTCGCAAATCGGTGGAAGGCTTGCTTAAAGAGGGTGGTTTAGGCGCACTCTTTGCTGTGTTGGTAATCTTCATCTTCCTACGTAACGTCCGCAGCACCCTAGTAACCGCTATTTCTATCCCTACTTCGGTAGTGGTAGCCTTTATTCTGCTATGGACTCAGAATATTACCCTCAACATAATGACCCTCGGCGGACTGGCTATAGCAGTGGGACGGGTGGTAGATGATGCAATCGTAGTTCTGGAAAATATTTATCGCCATGTGCAGAACGGCGAACCGGTAGTGATTGCAGTACGGAAAGGGACTCGCGAAGTGGCAGGCGCTATTACCAGCAGCACCATTACTACTGTAGCGGTATTCTTGCCACTTGGTTTCGTGGGAGGCATTACAGGACAATTCTTCTTGCCCTTCGCCCTAACCGTATCTTTTGCTTTGATGGCTTCTTTGCTAGTATCAATTACTATCGTTCCGGTATTCGCCAGTTTCTTCATTACTCATAAATCGGTTGGCAAAGAGCGTCACGATACCTTACTACAACGCACCTACACTCCCGGCTTGAAGTGGAGTTTGAAACATCGCTGGCTTACCTTACTATTATGCTTCATTCTGTTTGTAGGCAGTATCGCCAGCGTCGGTATTTTCAAAATACCTTTCGCCTTCTTACCGGAAAGCGGCGACAAATTGCTAAATGTAGTAGTCAATACCGCCCCCGGCACCGATACCGCTACCGTAGTAGCTGTAACAGATAAGGTTGAGAAGGTGTTGGATGAGTACAAACAACAGGGTACTGTTACTCTATACCAAACAACTATAGCAGGTGATACCAGTTTCTCCCGTTCACAACGCGCTTTTGGGGGCAATGTGGGCAGCGCAAACATTCTGGTGCGCCTCGAATCTTCGGCAAAAACTAACGATGTTGCTACCGAAATGCGCGAGAAAATGAAACCAATTTTCCCGCCGGGTGGTAGCGTTTCAGTAGCGCCACAAGGCGGCTTCAGCAGCAACAGCCTTTCGCTGGTAGTGCAAGGACCGAACCCACAAGCAGTGCGGGATGCTACCCGCCAAATCGTCAATGAGTTGTCCACTGTAGATAAACTGGCTAATGTAAAGAGTGACGTTACCAACGGTACTCCACAAATAGTAGTAACACCCGACCCGACCAAAAGTCCGTTGGCTAATACTGCTCTAATCGGTTCGCAATTACGCAACCTCTTACAGGGGCAGAGCGCTGGTACTATCAAGTTCTCGAATGGGCAGCAACTTGATGCAATCCTGCTATTGCCGCCTCCCGGCGCAGGAAATCTAGATGAGTACATCAACTCGCTCAAGCAGATTTCTATTGCTGGTGCGGTAAAATTAGGCGATGTAGCAAAGGTTGAACGGGTGGATGGCGCAAATTCAACTACCCGAATTAATCAGTCTTTGGCTGGAACTGTTAGCGCCGATATTACAGTAGAAGATACCGGCGGAGTCACTCGTGTAGCTTTGGACAAAGTAAAGGCACTTGCGTTGCCCGCTGGGGTCACTTACAGTTTGTCAGGCGCAGGTCAGCAACAGCAAGAAGCCTTTATCGGTCTGGGCGTGGCAATGTTGGCAGCGATTGCGTTGGTGTACATCGTAATGGTAATTACCTTCGGTAGCTTGATTGCGCCGTTGGCAATTCTGTTCAGCCTTCCATTAGCCTTAATCGGTGCGCTTGGCGCATTGGTTATAACTCAACGCGCGTTGGGCTTGCCTGCGCTAATCGGTATGCTCATGCTGATTGGTATAGTTGTTACCAATGCGATTGTACTTGTTGACCTCTACAATCAGCTTATTAAAGAGGGCTACAAACGCTACGATGCGCTGGTACAAGCGGGACGCACCCGCGTCAGACCGATTATTATGACCGCTATCGCTACGATTTTTGCGCTAACACCATTGGCACTTGGTTTCAGCGAAGGAAGCATTATTGCGGCTGAACTGGGCACTGTGGTAATAGGCGGCTTGTTCTCCAGCACCTTCCTTACACTAGTAGTTGTACCGGTGGTTTTGAGCTTGTTCGAAGACTGGAAGGAATGGTTTGGTAACAAATTCAATCAAGGAAGCGGCAAGAATGTTCTCGATACTATTCCGGTTGAAAAACCCGAAGAAGTCGCTGCTTGA
- a CDS encoding 3-hydroxyacyl-CoA dehydrogenase family protein, with amino-acid sequence MAIQKVGVIGCGLMGSGIAQISAQAGFQVVVHEINDDLLGRGIGRIQGFIGKELEKNKISKEEADSSLKRIKGTTNLEDLADCDLIIEAIIENLDEKRKLYSALDKIVKPEAIFTSNTSSITIIEMASATKRQAQFAGLHFFNPVPLMKLVEVVKTIVTNEETIASLLEFSQKLGKKPVLAKDSPGFIVNLLLIPYLLDAIRAFESGVASKEDIDEGMKLGCGHPMGPLTLLDFVGLDTTFYIANIMFDEFKDTRYAAPPLLKRMVAAGMLGRKSGKGFYDYSK; translated from the coding sequence ATGGCAATTCAAAAAGTGGGCGTTATCGGTTGTGGCTTAATGGGTAGTGGCATAGCCCAGATCAGCGCCCAAGCTGGTTTTCAGGTCGTAGTACATGAGATTAACGATGATTTGCTAGGAAGAGGCATTGGACGCATTCAGGGCTTTATCGGTAAAGAACTTGAGAAAAATAAGATTTCTAAAGAAGAAGCCGATAGCTCTCTAAAACGCATCAAGGGTACTACTAACCTTGAAGATTTGGCAGATTGCGACTTGATAATTGAAGCGATAATTGAAAACCTTGATGAAAAGCGCAAGCTGTATTCGGCGTTGGATAAAATAGTTAAGCCTGAAGCTATTTTCACCAGCAATACTTCTTCAATTACCATTATAGAAATGGCTTCCGCCACCAAAAGGCAGGCACAATTTGCCGGATTGCATTTTTTTAACCCGGTGCCGTTGATGAAGCTGGTGGAAGTAGTCAAAACTATCGTTACCAACGAAGAAACCATTGCCAGTTTGCTGGAGTTCAGCCAGAAACTTGGCAAAAAACCTGTGCTGGCAAAAGACTCTCCTGGCTTTATCGTAAACCTGCTGCTGATTCCTTATTTACTGGACGCAATTCGCGCCTTTGAGTCGGGCGTTGCCAGCAAAGAAGATATTGACGAGGGTATGAAGCTCGGCTGTGGGCATCCAATGGGACCGCTTACCTTGCTGGACTTTGTAGGGCTTGATACCACCTTCTACATTGCCAATATCATGTTTGATGAATTTAAGGATACCCGCTACGCTGCGCCGCCTCTGTTAAAACGGATGGTGGCAGCCGGTATGTTGGGACGCAAGAGTGGCAAAGGCTTCTACGATTATAGTAAATAA
- a CDS encoding glycosyltransferase 87 family protein, which yields MQTYSEVRGLIRSLSPGYNFRRDWMVLASVGALTIAFLVFTIGHGIMPTPDDVDLYYQYANRILGGAVPYHNFNLEYPPFALPFFIFPAIFSNSVGAFSPTRYILLFQAQSYLLTLGTLYLVWNLLRKVYPSLKINWRIFYFGFSSLLICLYIFRRFDIAATFLVALALYMLYIWQKPGWGGAILGLAAAAKLYPAVLLPVMLIYFWRGKGDREFALRTCVGFVMAGSITTLPFVLSGFPGILEFLKYHSERGVQIESLFASIIWLGSEFGLTNAVSSVDHGSVNFASPWGSTLASLSTLLTVGGLLAFYGYLWWITRSGGRKLRSDWVFQASTIAVFWFIILNKVLSPQYLIWLLPFVVFWRGSQALVYFAALSLSFIAFPFMVLGVVALDWQAMLVILIRNVLLLILFILTVRGFIRISGFPPLLRKRSE from the coding sequence ATGCAAACATATTCTGAAGTCAGGGGACTAATTCGTTCCCTATCTCCCGGTTATAATTTTAGACGCGATTGGATGGTGCTTGCCTCAGTGGGCGCACTGACAATTGCCTTTCTCGTTTTCACTATCGGGCATGGAATAATGCCTACCCCTGATGATGTGGATTTGTATTACCAATACGCCAATAGGATTTTAGGCGGTGCTGTTCCTTACCATAATTTCAATCTTGAGTACCCTCCCTTCGCGCTACCCTTTTTTATTTTCCCGGCGATTTTCAGTAATTCGGTGGGCGCATTTTCACCAACCCGCTATATCTTGCTGTTTCAAGCTCAAAGCTACCTGCTAACGCTTGGCACTCTATATTTGGTTTGGAATCTGCTTCGCAAAGTGTATCCTTCACTAAAAATAAACTGGCGCATTTTTTATTTTGGCTTTTCCAGCCTGTTAATTTGCCTTTATATTTTCCGCCGATTTGATATAGCGGCTACATTTCTGGTGGCGCTTGCTTTATATATGTTATATATATGGCAAAAACCGGGTTGGGGGGGGGCAATTTTAGGCTTGGCGGCAGCAGCTAAACTATATCCGGCAGTGTTGCTACCTGTAATGCTTATCTATTTCTGGCGCGGCAAGGGTGATCGGGAATTTGCACTGAGAACCTGCGTAGGCTTCGTCATGGCGGGCAGTATAACCACCTTACCTTTTGTGTTGAGCGGTTTCCCCGGTATCCTCGAATTTTTGAAATATCATAGCGAGCGGGGAGTACAAATTGAGAGTCTTTTTGCCAGTATAATCTGGCTGGGAAGCGAATTTGGTTTAACTAATGCCGTTTCTTCTGTTGATCATGGCTCAGTAAATTTTGCTTCTCCATGGGGTTCTACCCTTGCCAGCCTTTCCACTTTGCTAACGGTGGGTGGGCTTTTAGCCTTTTACGGGTATCTCTGGTGGATTACCAGATCGGGAGGGCGCAAGTTGCGTTCCGATTGGGTATTTCAAGCTTCCACTATTGCAGTGTTCTGGTTTATTATCTTGAATAAAGTATTATCGCCTCAATATTTGATTTGGTTGTTGCCATTTGTGGTGTTCTGGCGTGGTTCGCAAGCCTTGGTTTATTTTGCGGCACTTAGCCTGAGTTTTATCGCTTTTCCTTTCATGGTTTTAGGGGTAGTGGCGTTGGACTGGCAAGCTATGCTAGTAATTCTTATCCGAAATGTCCTACTACTAATACTATTTATTCTTACAGTTCGCGGCTTTATCCGTATTTCTGGGTTTCCACCACTTCTGCGAAAACGATCCGAATAA
- a CDS encoding alpha/beta hydrolase: MDKLLLNLVLLAGLVGLAFFILNLFIPNFRSFFINQPTVTSLVLTLSSVTSLIFGIIIFTGQPWPFATNYIEKSLWFFTFAFGGTLANISWVIMLSKNKEWGWYAGVSGGSLSLVATILTMLPLLQMLASNEQFEADLRKALGDEYISRIPNSVKAGFRNSYFNLTDYIVGLNTGNYSFKQDLVFRTVGNEKLQLDVFYPTSSNNTASNPTLVVIHGGGFEQGDKSEYPEFNAYLATRGWTVFSINYRLAPKYTYPAPQEDVQCALLYIAKNGATYGADINKLVLMGRSAGGNLALSAAYNPNILPTDSSCRQQLPSVKAVVAYYPPTDLTDWYNKDTSGRIQPIVARYIGGTPSQKPEEYSLASPINNVRGNMPPSLLIESGRDQLDLSNQSTLLADKLRANGNKVALLFLPWAGHSFDSTFEGISNQPILYFTERFLAYVVAG, translated from the coding sequence ATGGATAAGCTACTATTGAACCTTGTTCTTTTAGCCGGACTTGTAGGTCTGGCTTTCTTTATTTTGAACCTGTTTATCCCCAACTTCCGCAGTTTTTTTATCAACCAACCCACTGTTACAAGTCTTGTACTGACGCTTTCAAGCGTTACCTCTTTGATATTTGGCATCATAATCTTTACCGGGCAACCCTGGCCATTTGCTACAAATTATATTGAAAAGTCTCTGTGGTTTTTTACTTTTGCCTTCGGAGGAACGCTGGCTAATATTAGCTGGGTGATAATGCTCAGCAAAAACAAAGAGTGGGGCTGGTACGCCGGGGTGAGTGGCGGTAGCCTCTCTCTGGTAGCTACCATCCTAACCATGTTGCCCTTGTTGCAAATGCTGGCAAGCAACGAGCAATTCGAAGCAGATTTACGTAAAGCGTTGGGAGATGAGTACATAAGCCGCATTCCCAATAGTGTCAAAGCCGGGTTTCGCAATAGCTATTTCAACTTAACCGATTATATAGTCGGGTTAAACACCGGAAACTATTCCTTCAAGCAGGATTTGGTATTTCGGACTGTGGGTAATGAAAAACTACAATTGGATGTTTTCTACCCTACTTCAAGTAATAATACAGCGTCAAATCCAACTTTAGTAGTAATTCACGGGGGCGGTTTCGAACAAGGGGACAAGTCAGAATACCCAGAATTTAACGCTTACCTAGCAACCCGCGGCTGGACAGTATTTTCAATAAACTACAGGCTTGCCCCAAAATATACCTATCCAGCCCCACAGGAAGATGTACAATGCGCACTTCTGTATATTGCCAAGAACGGCGCAACATATGGAGCAGATATAAACAAGTTAGTGCTAATGGGACGCAGCGCAGGGGGAAATCTTGCTCTTTCAGCCGCTTATAACCCTAATATTTTACCAACTGACTCTAGTTGTAGGCAACAACTACCTTCGGTAAAAGCGGTAGTAGCCTACTACCCGCCCACCGATTTAACCGACTGGTACAACAAAGATACGAGTGGGCGAATTCAACCAATCGTAGCTAGATATATAGGTGGAACGCCATCCCAAAAACCGGAAGAATATAGCCTCGCTTCGCCTATCAACAACGTTAGGGGAAATATGCCACCTAGTCTATTGATAGAAAGCGGGCGTGATCAGCTTGATTTAAGTAACCAATCCACTTTGCTGGCGGACAAGCTAAGAGCAAACGGTAATAAAGTTGCGCTTCTATTCCTACCTTGGGCAGGACATTCCTTCGACTCAACATTCGAGGGAATAAGCAACCAACCGATTTTATATTTTACCGAGCGGTTTTTGGCTTACGTAGTAGCAGGTTAA
- a CDS encoding molybdopterin oxidoreductase family protein → MTIVPDRTRQLPLVEKKRVVCPHDCPDTCLMNATVQDGRVIKVEGDEEMPFTGGFLCVKTRYYQERIYSPIRITTPLKRVGAKGAGEFTPISWDEALTTIAARFKAIIAEHSAEAILPFSYAGNMGKLAYASMDRRFFHYMGASLLDRTICSTAGGVGYTYTMGAKIGTDPETVGESKLIIAWGANPVSSNVHLMPFINEARKRGAKFVVVDPHRSKTAEQADLVIQPYPGTDAALALGMMRVIINENLYDKAFVEQHTFGFELLRQHVQQFTPEHVEAITGVNATQMIDFARMYAAIKPSFIRLNYGLNRHTNGGMMVRTVACLPALVGAWGVPGGGALLSTGGDFPLNLAALERTDLLNRHPKRPRTINMIKLGEALLEYSNPRVMGLYVYNCNPASVVPNLTKVIKGLEREDLFTVVHEQVMTDSARYADIVLPAPTTFEDTDIFAAYGHLYVQLNRPAINPVGESKPNIEVFRLLAERMDYEDPCFNDSAEDMIRQALASKDPRLEGITYERLEKESFARLNLPRPYVPFADGKYPTPSGKIEFYSEKMLRDGLDPLPNHNPSAESADGSPELFSRYPIRLVTPAAHHFLNSSFADMPTMLKKQRFPTLELNSSDAAERGIQNGDWLRAFNDRGQAYFVAEVGDSVTQGVACHLSIWWNSRSPKGWNCNVLTSDAEADMGKGATFHTNLVQVELASRTLTIAEIAAMQALYERN, encoded by the coding sequence ATGACGATTGTGCCTGATAGAACCCGGCAATTGCCATTGGTTGAGAAAAAGCGGGTGGTTTGTCCACACGATTGTCCCGATACCTGTCTAATGAATGCAACGGTACAAGACGGGCGGGTTATTAAGGTTGAAGGTGACGAGGAAATGCCTTTTACAGGCGGTTTCTTATGTGTCAAAACCCGCTATTATCAGGAGCGCATTTATAGTCCCATTCGCATTACTACGCCTCTAAAACGGGTTGGCGCAAAAGGCGCAGGCGAATTTACCCCGATTAGCTGGGACGAGGCTTTGACTACAATTGCCGCACGTTTCAAGGCGATTATTGCCGAGCATAGCGCAGAAGCAATTTTGCCGTTCAGCTATGCGGGAAACATGGGCAAGTTGGCGTATGCGAGTATGGACAGACGCTTCTTCCACTATATGGGCGCGAGTCTGCTTGATCGTACAATCTGCTCAACTGCCGGAGGGGTGGGCTATACCTATACAATGGGCGCGAAAATCGGCACCGACCCTGAGACGGTTGGCGAGAGCAAGCTCATCATTGCATGGGGCGCGAACCCGGTTTCCAGCAATGTCCACTTGATGCCTTTTATAAATGAGGCAAGAAAGCGCGGCGCGAAATTTGTAGTAGTTGACCCGCATCGCAGCAAAACCGCCGAGCAAGCCGACTTGGTTATCCAGCCTTACCCCGGTACTGATGCGGCGCTGGCGCTTGGTATGATGCGAGTCATAATTAATGAGAATTTGTATGATAAAGCCTTTGTAGAGCAACATACCTTTGGTTTTGAGCTTTTGCGCCAGCATGTTCAGCAATTTACCCCTGAGCATGTAGAAGCTATTACCGGGGTCAACGCCACTCAGATGATTGACTTTGCACGAATGTACGCTGCTATTAAGCCTAGCTTTATACGGCTTAACTACGGTCTGAACCGCCATACCAATGGTGGCATGATGGTACGTACCGTTGCTTGTTTACCCGCTCTGGTGGGGGCTTGGGGTGTGCCGGGTGGCGGCGCTTTGCTTAGTACCGGGGGCGATTTCCCGCTAAATCTGGCAGCTTTAGAGCGCACCGACCTGTTAAACCGCCATCCTAAAAGACCACGTACCATCAATATGATTAAATTGGGCGAAGCGTTGCTAGAATACAGCAATCCGCGTGTGATGGGGCTATATGTCTATAACTGCAACCCGGCTTCGGTTGTGCCTAACCTAACAAAAGTTATTAAAGGTCTAGAACGCGAAGACCTGTTTACAGTGGTTCACGAACAGGTTATGACCGATAGCGCGCGTTACGCCGATATTGTCTTGCCTGCGCCCACCACCTTTGAGGATACCGATATTTTTGCCGCTTATGGACATCTGTATGTGCAGCTAAACCGTCCTGCTATAAATCCGGTAGGCGAGTCCAAACCCAACATCGAAGTATTCCGTTTGCTGGCTGAGCGTATGGACTATGAAGACCCTTGCTTTAATGATAGCGCGGAGGATATGATTCGTCAGGCGCTTGCAAGCAAAGACCCCCGCCTTGAGGGGATAACCTACGAGCGTTTGGAGAAAGAATCGTTTGCGCGTCTCAATTTGCCGCGTCCCTATGTCCCGTTTGCCGACGGTAAATACCCGACTCCCAGCGGGAAAATAGAGTTTTACAGTGAAAAGATGCTGAGAGATGGTCTCGACCCTCTCCCGAATCATAACCCTTCGGCTGAAAGTGCCGATGGTTCGCCTGAGTTGTTCAGTCGTTATCCAATTCGGCTGGTAACACCTGCTGCTCACCATTTCCTGAATAGCAGTTTCGCCGATATGCCCACCATGCTCAAGAAACAGCGGTTTCCTACATTGGAACTGAACAGCAGTGATGCAGCCGAGCGTGGCATTCAAAATGGCGATTGGCTACGTGCTTTCAATGATCGGGGGCAAGCCTATTTCGTGGCGGAAGTAGGCGATTCGGTAACTCAAGGGGTTGCTTGCCATCTTAGCATCTGGTGGAACAGCCGGAGTCCAAAAGGTTGGAATTGCAATGTACTAACCAGTGATGCAGAAGCCGATATGGGAAAAGGCGCAACCTTTCACACTAATTTAGTGCAGGTGGAACTTGCCTCCCGCACACTTACCATTGCTGAAATTGCAGCTATGCAAGCTTTATACGAGAGAAATTAA
- a CDS encoding GNAT family N-acetyltransferase — protein sequence MMQIRPLDEKDAAAFWALRLRGLQEHPEAFGESYTHALATPLGEIEQRLRPNRDLPDNFILGGFNDRLAGVVGFRCDLAEKAHHKGYIWGMYVAPEARGMGLGKALMQALLDKLKAMLGMAQVALSVTDGNEPALALYRSCGFEAYGVEQLAIKVGNQYYDMVHMVLLLNK from the coding sequence ATGATGCAAATTAGACCATTGGATGAAAAGGATGCCGCTGCTTTTTGGGCGCTGCGACTGCGCGGTTTGCAGGAACACCCTGAAGCTTTTGGCGAAAGCTACACCCATGCGCTGGCTACACCGTTGGGAGAAATAGAGCAACGCTTACGCCCTAACCGTGATTTACCCGATAACTTTATTTTAGGCGGGTTTAATGATAGGCTGGCGGGAGTAGTGGGGTTTCGGTGTGATTTGGCGGAAAAGGCGCATCACAAGGGCTATATCTGGGGCATGTATGTTGCACCTGAAGCGCGTGGTATGGGGCTGGGAAAAGCCTTGATGCAAGCCTTGCTAGATAAGCTTAAAGCAATGTTGGGGATGGCTCAGGTTGCCTTAAGCGTAACAGACGGCAATGAACCCGCGCTTGCTTTGTACCGTTCTTGCGGTTTTGAAGCCTACGGAGTAGAGCAATTGGCTATCAAAGTGGGCAATCAATATTATGATATGGTTCATATGGTTTTGCTCTTAAATAAATGA